TCGGGTCGGCCATGGTATACCTCGATAGTCTAAGCCTACAGTAGGATCCGAGGCTTAGATAATCAAGGGGTACGCAAAACCCGCGTGCGCCGACGATGCGACGCACGCGGGTCTCGCGTTCGAACGTGCAGGGCGGCCCGTCAGCCGGTCGTGACGATGTAGCCGGAGCGGTCGCCGAGGCTCATAGACCGCCCTCCGAGTCGCCGAACCCGAAGACGACGTTGTAGCCGCTGAAGTGCTTGATGCGGCGCTCGACGCGGCCGGCGCTGATGCGCGTGGCGAGCGTCGGGTCGGTGAGCGACTCGTCGACGCAGAGGGTGGCCGAGGCGCACCACTGGATGGTCGCCCGCTTCGCCTTCCCTGGATTGTCGTTCAGGTAGAGCGTCTCGACCGTCCCCGGGACGAAGCGTACGTCGGGGGAGAAGTCCACCTGGACGCGGCCGCTCGCGTCGCGCCACGAGGTCACGATGAAGCGGATCGGCGCGGTGGCGGGGGCGCAGGGCGTGTCCCAAAGGCCGATGCCGTAGCCCGAGGTCGCCGGGTCGCAGACGGCGTTCGCCGCGAACTCGACCTTGTGTCCGTCGCCGAACGGGAGCGTCCGCGCGCGGCCGTCGTAGACGATGGTGTCCACCTGGGCCGCCGTGGCCTTGCTTCCCTTGCTGAGGAGGGCGGCGCCGGTCGGTGCCGACGCGGGGGCGGTTGGACCGACGTCGGAGCACGCGGCGAGGATCGCCAGGGCGGGGGCCGTCACGTACAGCGCGACACGCCGTCGGGCGTCGCGCCAGGAGAAGAGTGGTCGTCGCTGGGGCATGTTCGGTTCCCGAGGTGCCGGTGACTGGAAATGGGCCCGTCCGCACATGGACGCGGCCCGCCTTGCGGTCGGGTCTCGGCACCTCGGGTCCGGAACTTTAGCGGCGGCGTCGTCTTTCCCGGCCGCGGGGGGCTAGCGCCACGCGGTGTCGTGGTCGCCGTACCCCGTCCCGTCGGTGAGCGGGGTGAGGAACGCGCCGTCGCTCGCGCGGACCCGGAACAGGCGGGGACCGTAGCCGGCGCTCCCGGCGGTGAAGAGCAGGTACGCCCCGTCCGGCGACCAGCGGACGTAGGCGCAGTGGTCGAGCCCCGCGAGCGCCGCGAGCGACACGTTCGCCGTCGTGTTCGTGGCCAGGTTCTCCACGCGGAGGTCGCAGTAGCTCACCGCCGGGATGTCGAACGCCAGCCGCACGCCGTCCGGGTTCCACGACGGGTGCCGGAGGTCGCCTGCGGAGGACTGGACGGTCGTCGATCCGGTGCCGTCGGGGGCGATGGTGCGAATGGCGAAGACGCCGTTCTGGAGGTGCGCGTACGCGATCCGCGTCCCGTCGGGGGACCACGCCGGGTCCTCGTCGGGGCTCGGCCCACCCGTCGGCGACGCGATGTCGAACGTGAGCTGCGTCAGCCCCGAGCCGTCGGCGTTCATGACGTACAGGTGGTCGTGCCCGTCGCGGCTGCTGACGAACGCGATCCGCGTCCCGTCGGGCGACCAGGTGGGCGAGCGGTCGACCACGTTCGGGTCGCCGCTGAACGTGATCTCCGTCTGGCCCGACCCGCCGGCATTCATGACGAAGATCCGGTGGACGTACGTGGTGGCCGGCACCGCCGGCGGATCGAACCGCACGAGGCCGGCGTAGGCGATGCGCTTCCGCTGCGCGTCCCACTCCGCATCGTCGCCGACGGCGAGCTTCACGATGGTGCCGTTCGGCGCGAGGTCGTGCACGTTCGGCAGCACGTACAGCGTGTTGCCGACGAGGAACGTGGGCAGCGGCCGGGTGAACAGCGCGTGGTTCGCGTACGGCGACGGGCAGAGGTACGAGGTGCACGGCTGCGGGCTCAGACCCGCCGACGGGCGGGCCGGCGTGAGCGACGGCGTGGTCGGGTCCTGGCAGGCGGCGACGAGCAGCGCGGCGACGAGCGGGAGCGGGCGGCGGCGGCTGACGGACGTCGGGTGCGGGCGGGACATGGGCGACTCTCCGTGTGGAACGGAACGACGTCGCCGCGGATGCGCGACGACGACGCTCCCACGATGCCCGCGCCCGGGTGACCGCCCGGTCACCCGCGGGTCACCCGGGCGACATCCCCAGGCCAAGGCCCGGCCCGGTTAACGTTCGGCATGTCGTCGTCGCCGCCCGACATCCGGGAGATCGATCCGTCCGAGCGCGAGCGCGTGATCCCGATCCTGCTGCTGGCCGAGCCGTCGGAGCGGTCGCTGCGATGGAGCCTCGACCACCTGAGCGATGCCGTGTACGCGATGTCGCGCGACGGCCGTCCGGTCGGCGCGGCGACGGTGCGGTGGGCGGGCGACCCGTGCGAGATCGTCGAGCTGGGCGTGGCCGAGTCGGAGCAGGGGCAGGGGCTCGGCAAGCGGTTCGTCGCATGGCTGCTCGACGAGGCGCGGCGGCGCGGCAAGCGGGCGATGGAGGTCGGCACGCCTAACGCGAGCCTCGACAACATCGCGTTCTACCAGAGAATCGGATCCCACCGCTACGCCCGAAGCGCATCGTCGGCTAACTCCTCGTGAGACAGTGACTTAGCGCCACGGTCCACGCCGGCACGTTCGCCGATCGCGGCCGTGGTTACGGATTGGTTACGTGTTCGCGCTGCTACGTCGTCGGCGGCGCGCGACGTTCCCTCGCGAACGTCTGCCGCCGCAGTCCGGAGGAGCTCCGTCTGGCGCAGCCACGCGTGACCGAGGGTGGTGAGGCGATACCGGTAGTCGTCGCCCTTCGCGACGAGTCCGCGTTTCACGAGTACTGGCGCGTTCAGCTTTCCGGGCCAGCCGAGGCGGCTGTGGTGCACGGCTTCGCCGGCGGCGATGCGCCGGAGGGTGGTCGCTTGGTCGGCGGTGAGTCCGTACTCTCCGACGTCACGCGGCGGGCGAGCGTAGCCGAGTCGTCTCATGCGTCGGTCTCCGCGTTAGGCAGTTCGTTAGGCGGTTCATCCTCGCCGCGGATCGCGGCGCGCGCTGCGCGCGCCGCGCGCCGGTGCGTCTCCCGCTCCCGCTCGCGGTAGATGTCACGCGGCGTCTGCTCGTTCGACCACCCGCCGAGGTGCATCAGCGCGCCGGCCGACACCTCGAGGTCGTCCGCCGCGTCCGTCGCGGCGCGCCGCATCCCGTACCACGCGAGCCCCGGCTGCTCGCGTA
The window above is part of the Gemmatirosa kalamazoonensis genome. Proteins encoded here:
- a CDS encoding LpqB family beta-propeller domain-containing protein, with the protein product MSRPHPTSVSRRRPLPLVAALLVAACQDPTTPSLTPARPSAGLSPQPCTSYLCPSPYANHALFTRPLPTFLVGNTLYVLPNVHDLAPNGTIVKLAVGDDAEWDAQRKRIAYAGLVRFDPPAVPATTYVHRIFVMNAGGSGQTEITFSGDPNVVDRSPTWSPDGTRIAFVSSRDGHDHLYVMNADGSGLTQLTFDIASPTGGPSPDEDPAWSPDGTRIAYAHLQNGVFAIRTIAPDGTGSTTVQSSAGDLRHPSWNPDGVRLAFDIPAVSYCDLRVENLATNTTANVSLAALAGLDHCAYVRWSPDGAYLLFTAGSAGYGPRLFRVRASDGAFLTPLTDGTGYGDHDTAWR
- a CDS encoding GNAT family N-acetyltransferase; translation: MSSSPPDIREIDPSERERVIPILLLAEPSERSLRWSLDHLSDAVYAMSRDGRPVGAATVRWAGDPCEIVELGVAESEQGQGLGKRFVAWLLDEARRRGKRAMEVGTPNASLDNIAFYQRIGSHRYARSASSANSS